GCGTGCGCGTCGTGCCCAATCCGGCCTCCATCAGGGCCGGGGGCCTCGGCTTTCCGGGTGCACCAGACCGCATCCTCTTCACGCAATTGCCCTACAAGTGCAAGCTGCGCGTGTTCACCGAGACAGGCGACCAGATCATTAGCATCGACCACTTCGGGACCGATCAAGAGGTGTGGGATCAGCGCACTGACGCCAACCAGTACGTGACGAGCGGCATCTACGTGCTAGCCGTGACCGAGGCAGAGGACGTCGATGGTCATGCCCTGCCGGACCAGTTCGTCAAGTTCGTGCTGGTGCGGTAGAGTTTGGGGGCACTAAAGCGAGGAGAAGGCCATGAAGTACAGAGGAATGGTGCTATTGGCCATAATGCTCATGATGGCAGCATTGCCTGCGCAGAGCCAGATCATCAAGAAGGGGCAAGTGGGGTTCCGTTTCCTGGAAAACCCCATTTCCGCCGAGGCGGTGGGTCGCGGGGCCTTGGGGGTCGCCACTGCCCGCACTGCAAACGCGGCCTTTTGGAACCCTGCCGGACTGGCATGGATCGACGGTCGATGGGACGTGGCGCTGAACTACACCAAGGGGATCGCTGACATCAACCACACCTCAGCAGCGGCCGCGGTTGCCTTGCCACGCGTGGGCACCATCTGCGTCAATGCCATCATGATGGACTATGGTGAGTTCTACGGCACGCGCCGCGCCGACAATGAGCATGGGTTCATCGACACGGGCGTCTTCTCCCCTTCGGCGTGGTGCCTGGGCATTGCCTTTGCCCAGCGCGTCAGTGACCGCTTTTCCTACGGGGTGCACCTGAAATACGCTTACCAGGACCTGGGCGACGCGTGGGTGGCCACCGCCGGCTCCGACGTCAATGACCCCAACCTGGTCACCGCGCAGAAGTCATATGCACACGGCGAGCCAGCCGTGGACGTGGGCGCCGTGTATGACTTTGCCTACCACGGCATCCGCTTTGGGGCCGTCATCCAGAACGTGTCGCGCGAGATCCGCTACGAGCGGGACAAATTCCCCCTGCCGTTCGCAGTCAGCTTTGCGCTCAGTGTGAATCCCCTCTCGTTCCTGCTGGTCGATCTGCAGGAGCACGACCTCCAGGTTGGCTTTGAATCGCGTCACCCGCGTGACTTCAAAGAGAAGCTGAAGGTCGGGGCCGAATATACGCTGCACGAAACGCTCACCGTGCGTCTCGGCTACATGGGCAACTATGACGAGCGCGGACTCACTGCCGGCATAGGGCTGCGACAGAGTTGGGGCGGCTCCACCATGCGCATCGACTATGCGTTTCAGGATTTTGGCCTTTTCAACAGCGTGCACCTGTTCACGTTTGGCATAAGCCATTGACCTTGGTGGTGCTAGACCGTTGGCTCATTTAGTGCGCCATCCGCTGGGTCGCTGAAGCACCGATGGGGGCCCTCAAGACCAGGCAGTGACGCTGAACGGGAGACTAACTGCATGGGACAGAATCGATGATACGGTGGAGGCGTGTCCGCGACATTTTCACCTGCGTAGGCGTGGCATTGGGCATAGGAGTTTTGCTCATGGCGGCGTGCGCCACATCCCATCGAGCATCGCCGGCACGCCCGCGACCCCACGCGGATGTGGTAGCGGCAGCGCGTGCCGAACCGACCCCGTGGCTCCTTGAACCCGCCAGCCGCTGGATGCGCGACTTTTCCGGCTCGCCGCGCGACGATACCCTGGCCACCCCCACGGGCAAGCTCGAGGCAGAAGGGATCGGCAGCAAAACCAGGGTCTACGACCTTTTCGACCGCTGGCTTCTCCGCCCCGAGATCAGGGGCGACCGAGGCACCGCCTGGGCGGACATCACGGGCGAGTGCAAGGGAATGATCGAGCTTGATTTTGCCTTGACGCCGGAACAGTGGCAGGACCCTGTGCGGCGGCGCGCTTACTACCGCGCGGTGGACACTCTCATCACCACCATCGGCGAAACACTGCTTGCAGACTTTGGGGACGTCCTCAAGGGCCAGGAACGAAGACTGTTCTTGCGCGCGCTCAAAGCGTTGGCCTGGCAGGAAAGCAAGTGGCAACACTACCTGCGGTTCAAGGATTGGTTCTTCGTGGTCGTGAGCGGTGGCTCGTACAACAAACTGGACGACTGGGGGATCACCCAGCTGGCCCGCTCTTCATTCGACGAAACCGTGCTCCTCAACAAGAACTTTTTCGACAGCAAAGGGTACTGCTCGATCTCCAGCACCCTCTACTATGGCTTTATGCACTTTTATTTTTGCTACTTGGAGGCCCGGGACAATCCGCACAACGGCCCGAGCATCATGAACAAAATCGTGGGGGCATACAACCGCTACAGCTCCGGCTATAGCTCCAGTTGCTTCGACCTCGCGCAGAGCGACGAGGGGTATCGTTCCTACCAAATCCGTGCCATGGGGTCATTCAAGGACAATTTTGTCCTTGAGCCGTGGAAGGAAGCGATAGGGCAATGAAGCAGAAAGCTGCGGCAAGTTTGGGCAGTCGAGGCCCGGGGACCGCAGGAACGATCTTGCCAAGACGGGGCGCGCAGCTTCCACACGCAGCTACGCGCCCCGAGTCATTTTCCTTGCCCTGGCTTTAGGCCTGCAGGAGCTCTTTAATCTTCTGCTCGATCTTCTTCGCCTGGTTCTCGCCAGACCCCACCACGATCAATTGCACCACCCCATTCTGATCGATCACGGCCACCGTGGGAATGCCCTTCACGCCGTAGGCATCAAAGTTGGCCTTTGCCTGTTCTGCGCTCGCCACAGCGTAAGGAAAGGGGATTTCGTGGTGCGCTTTGAACTTCTTGATCCATTCCAGCTCCTCGGCTGGGGATAGGTCCGTGAGGTTCTGGCCCAGTTGGTTGAAGCGGCCGTAATACTTGGTCAGACCGATGATTTCCAAGCCCTTCTCGTGGTAATCGGCATACCACTTTTTCAGGTGGGGAAAGGTAGCGCGGCACGGTCCGCACCAAGGCGCCCAGAAGTCCAATAGGACCACTTTGCCCCGCAGGCCCGCCAGGCTTAATGGCTGGGCGTCGATCCACTGGCTGGCCTGAAAAGCAGGAGCCTTGGTCCCCACCAAGGCCAGCCTAGTCTGCGTCGCGCGCAGGTAGCCGGCAGCCCGTTCATCGCCCTTGGCTGCGGCGATCTCTTTCTTGAGAATATTCATCGCCTCGCGCATATCTCCCCGCGCGGCAACAATCTCCGCCTTGAAGCTTACGGCCGAATACCTCTGGTCCGCAGGGGACTTCGGCAGCGCGGCATCGACCCAAAACTCCGCCTTTTGCAAATCCCCGGCATCAAAGAACCCGTAGGCCAGGCCGAGACACTGACCAAAGTCCGGCTGAAGGCCGATCGCGGGCATGTGCTGCAGGGCAAACGCCTCGGCCTTCTGGAGGCTGTCGGCGTACAGATAGCTTTGCAGCAACCTAATGGCCGCCAGGCTGTCCTGCGGCCCCCGTGCGGCAAGGTACTTCTCCAGCGCCTGCTGCTCCTTGCCGTACTCGCCCAGCACTTGATAGAGTGAACCAAGGGCCAACAGGTCCTCGCCACTGACCCTTGCCAGCCTCACCCGCTCAGTGTAGCGACGCGCAAGTGCGGTCTGTGCCGTCCGGAGGCTGTCATAGTTGCGCGAGGTCTTCAGCCCCTTGACCCACACGCTGTCCACTTCCGCTGCTTTGGCCGCCAGATCCGCTTCTGGGGGCTTGCCGCAGGACGAGAACAACACAGCAAGGACGAATAGAAGCAGGCTCACTCCTAACCAGGTCTTGCTAACCCGTGCCATAGCCCGTATCCTCCTTGTCCACTGCGAAGCTACTCGATTTCGTCCAGCGAGGCGGGCATCTCTTTGCCTCGCAGGTAGTGCTCAAACCACGCGAACTCTTTTTTCATCTTGTGCATCTGATGCCGCAACTCTCCCGGACCATGACCGGCGCGCGGGAATACCACCATCTCCACCGGGCAGCCGAAATACCGCAATGCCTGATACATCTCCTGGCCCTGGGGGAAAGGCACCCTCTTGTCGTTCTCCCCCCAGAACAGCAAGGTGGGCGTGCGTGCCGCAGCTGCGTAGCGCACGGGCGATTTGTCGAGCCAAAAGTCAACTGCCTGGTACGGAGAGGAGGCATGCCAAATCTCTCGAATGTAGTGCATGTCCGTCTGGGCGTAGAAGCTAAACCAGTTGGCGCAGCCGGCGCCGGAAGAGGCACAGCGAAAGCGCTGCGTGTGCGTGATGAGCCAGTTAGTCAAATGGCCACCGGCGCTCCAGCCATGCACGGCCAGGCTCTCCGGGTGTACGATGCCTCGCTCCACCAGATGGTCCACGCCACTCAGCAGGTCATCCACATCCTTCTCAAAGTAGTGCCCGATGATGGCCCGCATCCACTCGTCGCCATAGCCCGTTGACCCACGGTAGTTTGGCTGCAAGAGCACGTACCCCTTGCCGGCAAGGACATGGGGGTAGGTGGCCCAACTGACCGAAAAGGCAAGCTGGTAGGAGCTTTCCGGTCCACCGTGAATCTGCAGGATCAAGGGATAGGTCTTGCCCGGGTCATAGTCGGGCGGGGTGATGAGAATGCCTTCCACCGTGGTGCCGTCGTAACTAGGCCAGCGGATGACCTGGTAGCGGGCCAG
The sequence above is drawn from the candidate division KSB1 bacterium genome and encodes:
- a CDS encoding PorV/PorQ family protein; its protein translation is MKYRGMVLLAIMLMMAALPAQSQIIKKGQVGFRFLENPISAEAVGRGALGVATARTANAAFWNPAGLAWIDGRWDVALNYTKGIADINHTSAAAAVALPRVGTICVNAIMMDYGEFYGTRRADNEHGFIDTGVFSPSAWCLGIAFAQRVSDRFSYGVHLKYAYQDLGDAWVATAGSDVNDPNLVTAQKSYAHGEPAVDVGAVYDFAYHGIRFGAVIQNVSREIRYERDKFPLPFAVSFALSVNPLSFLLVDLQEHDLQVGFESRHPRDFKEKLKVGAEYTLHETLTVRLGYMGNYDERGLTAGIGLRQSWGGSTMRIDYAFQDFGLFNSVHLFTFGISH
- a CDS encoding redoxin domain-containing protein — encoded protein: MARVSKTWLGVSLLLFVLAVLFSSCGKPPEADLAAKAAEVDSVWVKGLKTSRNYDSLRTAQTALARRYTERVRLARVSGEDLLALGSLYQVLGEYGKEQQALEKYLAARGPQDSLAAIRLLQSYLYADSLQKAEAFALQHMPAIGLQPDFGQCLGLAYGFFDAGDLQKAEFWVDAALPKSPADQRYSAVSFKAEIVAARGDMREAMNILKKEIAAAKGDERAAGYLRATQTRLALVGTKAPAFQASQWIDAQPLSLAGLRGKVVLLDFWAPWCGPCRATFPHLKKWYADYHEKGLEIIGLTKYYGRFNQLGQNLTDLSPAEELEWIKKFKAHHEIPFPYAVASAEQAKANFDAYGVKGIPTVAVIDQNGVVQLIVVGSGENQAKKIEQKIKELLQA